TTTGATCTTCTGTGTCTTTGGCGGAGCCATATTCTCCAGATCTGACAGATTTAAGAACTGTACACCCGGCATATTCATCAGTCTGCTGTAATCAATCGAGCCGTTTGTCATGGCATCAAAACTTTTCTGCATACAATCCGGACACACCGTAATATGGTTCGGCAGATCGATCATCTTTCCTGTCACGCTCTCCGGACGATGGCAGATAAAGCAGATCTTCTCATACTCATCCTCGTGTTCCTCTTTTGCGGAAGACTCTTTTCCTTCTGTGGTGACCGGAGTCTCCTTTTCTTCATCTATGATAATAAAATCGTTATCTGACATGTTCTTTCCCTTCTTTCCAGTTACTTGCCCTTTGTACATTCACCGAGGGTATGTCCACATTATAATACAGAATACCGGCAGTTACAAATTAACTTTTTCTAAACCGTCCCTGTTTCCAGCATTTCCAGAAACTGTGATTCAGAAATAATCGGAACGTTCAGTTCTTTCGCCTTTTTATTCTTGGAAGAAGCAGACTGCACATCATTATTGATCAGATAATTCGTCTTTCCGGTCACGCTTCCTGTCACTTTACCCCCTCTGGATTCAATGATTTCTTTCACTTCCCGGCGGTTTGCAAAGTGTTCTACGCTTCCTGTAATCACAAAATTCATATTTTCAAAAATCTGTGCGCTTTCCTCTCCTTCTTCTTTCTGGAGCTTAACCTCCTGTAAGAGGCGTTTGAAAAGATCTCTGTGTGTTTCATCTGAAAAATAATCCACAAACGTTCTGGCGATCACTTCGCCTACTCCCTGGATATCGACCAGTTCTTCCACGGTTGCCTGCATCATCCTCTGGGGATCATTGTCAAATGCCCGGCAGATCATTTTTGCATTGGAAAGTCCGATATTTGCGATTCCAAGGCTGTAGATTACTTTCGGCATAGTCGTACTTCTGGAGTTTTCCACACTTGTGATCAGTTTTGCATAGGATTTTTCTCCGAACCCCTCCAGTGTTTTGATGGTTTCTTCATATCTGTCCAGATGATAAATATCTGTAAAATCCCGGATAAATCCTTCTCCAATGAACTTTTCCAGAGTTGCCTCCGAGAGCCCTTCAATATTCATGGCATCCCTGCTGACAAACAATGCAAAAGATTTCAAATGCTTTGCCTGACACTCCGGATTCGTACAGTACAATGTCTTTGTCTCATTTTCCATCTTTATCTTTGTCGCACCGCCACAGACCGGACAGACTTGCGGGATATCTTTTACACCGCTTCTGGTCAGATTTTCTGCAATCTGCGGAATGATCATGTTGGCTTTATACACCTGAATGACATCTCCTACGCCAAGCTCCAGATCTTCCATAATGCTGATATTATGCACACTGGCACGGCTTACCGTAGTTCCTTCCAGCTCTACCGGTTCAAAGATCGCTACCGGATTGATCAGGCCTGTCCTTGACGGACTCCACTCAATCTCCAGAAGTGTCGTCTCTCTGATCTCATCCGCCCATTTAAAGGCATAGGAATCCCGCGGGAATTTAGCCGTTGTTCCAAGAGACTGACCATAGGCAATATCATCATATACCAATACCAGTCCGTCAGACGGGAAATCATTGTGCACAATCTGCTCCGAAAACCATGCAACTTCCTCTTCGATGGATGCACGGTCAGCCAGATGATGCTCGACCACCTCAAATCCTTGTTTTTCCAGCCAGCTTAACTGCTGCATTCTCGAATTTTCAAACTCTGCACCATCTGCTTTTACCAGTGTAAATGCAAAAAACTTCACATTTCTTCTCGCTGTGATCTCATTGTTCAG
This window of the Mediterraneibacter gnavus ATCC 29149 genome carries:
- the ligA gene encoding NAD-dependent DNA ligase LigA, translating into MEAKKKRMQELVELLNRARRAYEQEDTEIMSNYEYDRLYDELEGLERELGTTLASSPTVNVGYEVLSELPKERHEKPMLSLDKTKDVEQLKSFLGEQKAVISWKMDGLTIVLTYQNGRLQKAVTRGNGEVGEVITNNAKVFRNLPLQIPYQGELILRGEAVIGYKDFERINEQIEDVDARYKNPRNLCSGSVRQLNNEITARRNVKFFAFTLVKADGAEFENSRMQQLSWLEKQGFEVVEHHLADRASIEEEVAWFSEQIVHNDFPSDGLVLVYDDIAYGQSLGTTAKFPRDSYAFKWADEIRETTLLEIEWSPSRTGLINPVAIFEPVELEGTTVSRASVHNISIMEDLELGVGDVIQVYKANMIIPQIAENLTRSGVKDIPQVCPVCGGATKIKMENETKTLYCTNPECQAKHLKSFALFVSRDAMNIEGLSEATLEKFIGEGFIRDFTDIYHLDRYEETIKTLEGFGEKSYAKLITSVENSRSTTMPKVIYSLGIANIGLSNAKMICRAFDNDPQRMMQATVEELVDIQGVGEVIARTFVDYFSDETHRDLFKRLLQEVKLQKEEGEESAQIFENMNFVITGSVEHFANRREVKEIIESRGGKVTGSVTGKTNYLINNDVQSASSKNKKAKELNVPIISESQFLEMLETGTV